The Chryseobacterium sp. JV274 sequence AGCTATCCGAAAACAGAACAATGACGACCGTAGAATTTATACAAAAACAGCTCAATATTTCTGAGAAGAGCATCAACAATACTTTACAATTATTAGCAGAAGACTGCACTATTCCTTTTATTTCGCGTTACCGAAAAGACAAAACCGGAAATCTTGATGAAATACAGATCGAACAGATCTCAAAGATCAGTAAGCAGTTTGAAGACATTGTCAAGAGAAAAGAGTCTATCTTAAAATCTATAGAAGAGCAGAATGCTTTAGCCCCTGAGCTTCAACAGAGAATTGAAGACAGCTTTGATATTCAGGAGCTGGAAGACCTTTATCTGCCTTTCAAAAAACGTAAAAAAACAAAAGCTGATACCGCCAAGGAAAAAGGATTGGAACCTTTGGCAAGGATCATTATGAGTCAGAAAAATAATGACATTCAGTTTCTGGCTTCAAAATATCTGAATGATGAAGTTTCCTCTGAAGAAGAAGCGCTTCAGGGGGCAAGAGACATCATGGCAGAATGGATCAACGAAAATATGTATGTCCGCAAGAATCTCCGCAGACTCTTTCAGCGTAAGGCGGTTGTTACCTCCAAAGTTGTAAAAGCTAAAAAAGAGGAGGAAGACGCCCAAAAATTCTCCCAATATTTCGAATGGGAAGAAAGTCTCAGCAGAACACCTTCTCACAGACTTCTGGCGATGTTAAGAGCAGAAGCTGAAGGTTTTGTAAAAACGAATGTAGGGATAGATAAGGAAGAAGCCATCGATTTTATTGAGAAAGCTATTATCAAATCCAATAATGAAAGTTCAGAACAAATTGCTATAGCGATAAAAGACAGCTATAAAAGACTTCTGGAACCTGCTATCTCCAATGAAGCTCTACAGGAAGCCAAAGAAAAAGCAGATAAAAAAGCGATTGAGATTTTCTCTGAAAACTTAAGCCAACTTCTACTGGCTCCTCCTTTGGGGGAGAAAAGAATTCTGGCAATAGATCCGGGATACCGAAGCGGATGCAAAGTAGTGTGCCTGGATGAAAAAGGAGACTTACTGCACAATGAAACTCTTTACCCTCACGCTCCACAGAATGAAAGCGGGATGGCTATGAAAAAGATCCGTTCTATGGTGAATGCTTATAATATTGAAGCGATCTCCATTGGTAACGGAACGGCAAGCCGGGAAACAGAATTTTTCATTAAAAAGATTGCTTTCGATAAGCCGTTGCAGGTTTTTGTAGTTTCAGAAGCCGGAGCATCAGTGTATTCTGCCAGTAAAATTGCAAGGGAAGAGTTTCCAACATATGATGTAACAGTGCGTGGAGCCGTTTCCATCGGAAGAAGACTTTCTGATCCGCTGGCTGAATTGGTAAAGATTGATGCCAAATCTATTGGGGTTGGACAATACCAACACGATGTAGATCAGACTCAACTGAAAAATGAACTGGATTCTACAGTGATGAAATGTGTAAATTCTGTGGGAATTAATTTAAATACAGCAAGTAAATCGCTTTTAAGCTATGTTTCCGGAATTGGAGAAAAAATGGCTGAAAACATTGTCAATTATCGTGCTGAAAACGGAGCATTTGAAGACAGAAAACAGCTTAAAAAAGTTCCTAGACTTGGAGAAAAAGCCTTCCAGCAAGCAGCCGCATTTGTAAGAATTGCGAATGCCAAAAACCCACTGGATAATTCCGCTGTACATCCTGAAGCTTATGGGATTGTAGAAAAAATAGCCAAAGACTTAGGCATTAAAACTGATGAGCTGATTGCCAATAAAGAAAAAATAGCTCTGGTAAAACCGGAAAGCTATATCACAGGAGAAATCGGGATCTTAGGAATCAAGGATATTTTAAAAGAGCTTGAAAAGCCGGGTCTGGATCCAAGAAAAGCTGCCAAAGTATTTGAGTTTGATCCTACAGTTAAAAGCATTAAAGACTTAAAAACAGGCATGATTCTCCCCGGAATTGTCAATAATATTACGGCTTTTGGATGTTTTGTGGATCTTGGAATAAAAGAAAGCGGATTGGTTCATATTTCCCAGTTGAAAGACGGCTTTGTATCGGATGTCAATGAAGTAGTAAAACTTCACCAGCATGTACGTGTAAAGGTAACAGAAGTAGATGAGGCGAGAAAAAGAGTGCAGCTGAGCATGATTTTGTAATTTTCGGCTGTAAATTAAAGTATAAACCACAAAATATTTATTTTGAACACAAAGAATTTAATTTTCGATCTTGACGGAACATTATGGGATTCCAGAGCGACAATCATTAAAATATGGAATGAAGTTTTAGGCAGGCATCAATTGATCCAAAGAGAACTTAAACCTGAAGATATGGATCAATATATGGGATTATTGGCTCATGATATTGTAAAAGATATTATTCCGGGCATTTCAGATCTGCAAGCTCAGGAGCTTCTCTCTGAAATTGTTGCCAAAGAAAATGAAATACTGCACATACAAGGAGGAATTTTATATGAGGGCGTAGAAAATACTTTGAGAAACCTGGCTAACACCCACTCTCTGTTTATCGTAAGCAACTGCCAGAACGGCTATATTGAATCATTTTTAGACTATTATCAGTTCAATAATCTATTCGTTGATTTTGAATCTCATGGACGGACGCAAAAACCAAAATCTGAAAATATACAGCTCCTCATGGAAAGAAATCATTTAACCCTTGAAGATTCCATATATATTGGTGATACCCAAACTGATTATGATTCCGCACTGACAAATGGATTACCGTTTATTTTCTGCAAATACGGATTCGGAAAGCTGACTGATTCACTTTATGAACCATCAATTCTTACGTTTTCGGACTTAATACCCCATATTTCCGATAGTACAAAATAATGAAATTTCATACAATTAAAAAGGCTGCCCATTGAGGCAGCCTTTACTTTTTATATAGTAGAAAATTTTTATTTATAATCCTTAGAACTTCTTCTAGGCTCTTTTACTTCCGGCCATTTTACCGTTTCCCCTTTATCATCCTGAGGCATTACCCTCTTTTCCCTGTTGCTGAATTCAGGATCTTCGGAAGCCATATAAGCTAATGCTGCAGTTAAAATCACATTATTTTTCACCTCATCGAAAACAATTTTGTCATACGTATCTTTCGTTGTATGCCAGGTGTACCCGAAGTAACCCCAGTTCAGAGAGCCCAAGGAAATACCGGGAACTCCTGCTGCTACAAATGAAGCATGATCAGAACCTCCTCCACCAGGCATTCCAGGAAAATCCGTTTTAATATGATTTCTTACCGCTTTTGGAACCCCATCCAGCCATCTTCCTACATAGTCATAAGCTTTTACAAACCCCTGACCGCTGATATTGACAACACGTCCGGTCCCGTTATCCTGATTAAACGCAGCCTGCACTCCTTTAATAATCTGAGGATTATCCGCCACAAAACCTCTTGAACCGTTTAATCCCTGCTCTTCGCTTCCCCAAAGTCCGATGACGATAGTTCTCTTGTTATTAGGATAATATTTTTTCAGAATTCTCATGGTTTCCAGCATGGTGATTGTTCCTGTTCCATTATCTGTAGCGCCCTGAGCTCCATCCCACGAATCAAGGTGAGCAGAAAGAATAATGTATTCATCAGGTTTTTCTTTTCCTTTGATCATTCCGATTGTATTAAAGCTTTTGGCTTCAGGAAGTATTTTAGACTGGGCATCAATTTTTATTTTAGGCTGAGTGCCCTTTTCTGCCATCCTGTAAAGCATTCCGTAATCTTCCACATCAATATCAATCATTGGAATTTTGGATGTTTTGGCACCAAAAATTCTGTTAGCCCCCATGATTCCTGTCCAGTTTGAAATAGCAATTCCTGCCGCCCCTGCTTTCTCCAACGCTTCTGGAAGGCTGTTATTGTCATATCCGATATTCTTCACATAAGCAGTAAAATCTTTAGCCACCTGTTCTTTCTCTGCTTTAAGTTTTTCATACAATTCCGGTGTAGCAAATTCTTTGATCTGCTCATCAGAACGTCCGATTTTCTGGTATTGTGCCATCAGTACTATTTTTCCTTTTGCAGAAGGAAGCCATTGCTCAAATTCTGCTTTGGAAGATACTTTTGGAAGAATAATAACTTCTGCCTCAATTGCTTTTTTAGTAGCCGGGCTCCATGCAAGCTGTGTAGCAGCCAGAGATTTTACACGCGGATATGTCATATCAACATGAGTAGTACCTCTCTGCCATCCTTTCCATGTTCCAAACTGCTGAAGATTGGCATCTACTCCCCATGAACGAAGCTTATTGGCACTCCACTCATTTGCTGCCAGCATTTCGGGAGTTCCTACAAGACGCGGTCCGATCCCGTCAAGCAGTTCAGATGCCAGGTTTTCCAGCTGGGAATTATTATTTACTTCATCTACAAAACTTTTTACGATAGGGTTTAGCCTTTCTTTTGGGTCCACCTTTACCTGAGCCCAGGAAAACTGGGCAGCCAGCACTACTGCAGGCACTGCAAAAAATCTATTTATCCTCATAATATATATTGATTGGTTTAAAGATAAAGGAAATTAGGGAGATGATGAAAAAATAAGCCTAAAAAAGAGGTTTTCTAATGATATTATCTATATTTTCACATGAAAATAATAACAAAAATCCACTGAAAATTATAATTTATAAAAAACTATCAATATGACAGCTTTAATGATGTTTGGATTAAAATTAGTTAGTCGCGTAAATATATATATTCAGAAGTGTAAGGAAAGCAAGAGTTATGCTTAAAATATTTAATGGTGAATATTGAATAACAGCAAAACCTCATAAACTGGGAGTTTTAACCCTATTTCAAATTCAAAACGTATTGTATTGAGGGGATAAAAAAAGCCGGCTTCAAAAGCCGGCTAAAAGTAAATTATTTTTTAGCTTCTTCTACAGAAACTTTTCTGAAGTCTTTGAACAGTTTGCTTAGTTCTAAAGCTGCTTTACGAGCTCTTGTACCAGCTGCTTTGTTACCTTTTTCTGCTTGTTGGTTTGCCTCAGTTGTGAACGCTTCAAATTCTGCGTTGATTTTTTCAATTAGTTCTTTCATTTATTTAAAAATTTAGGCTGCAAATATAGGTTTTATGGCGATTCCAGCCTAGCTGGAGTGAAAAAAGTTTAAGCTAAATGGCTAAAATATTCACTTCCACCTCTATAAAAGTGCATTTTTGGATGGTTTAACACCTGAAAACGATCATAGAACACGATTACAACCCTTATCTGAGGACTTCTGAAAGGAATTTTATTTCGCTTATTTTTTCATTATTTGGGTTTCTAAATCTTCATTTTTAGATCTTTTACTTTGAATAAAGTTCTTATGTTGCAAGAAACAATTCCCGAGCCTTTTCACCTGCTTTCTGTAATAAAATAATACTTTCAGAAGTAATCCGCTCTGCAAAAACAATCCGGAAATGAAATTGATATTTATCTGTAAAAGAAAAAGTGTTCCCGGGAGTAAATAAAATCTGGTGCTTTTCACAGTATTCATAGAACTTTTCCATATCTGTGTTCTCCGGAAGCCGCCCCCAAATAGTGTATCCGCCCTGAGGTCTGTGAAAATAAGAACCTTCGGGGAAGGAATTTCTTAAAGCATCCAACACCTGAATAGCCTGCTGGTTGAGCTTTTTCCGGAATGAACGCAAATGTCTTTCATAACTGCTTCCTTGCAGCAGTTTTAAAACCAGTTCCTGATAAATGGGTGAAACCGTCCGCCCTAATGTAAACCTGACTCTTTCGGATTTTGCATAAAAATTTCCAGCATAAAGCCAGCCTAAACGTATTCCCGGTGCCAATGTTTTTGAAAATGATGAATAGGTCATCACGCTTCCGTTTTTATCCAAGCTTTTTATAGAGTGGGGTCTTTGTTCATCGAAATAAAGATCGGAATACATATCATTTTCAATGATACACAACTGATGAGTTTTTGCAATACCAAGAATTTCTTTTTTTGTTTCGTCATCCATCATCATTCCTGTTGGATTATGAAAATTCGGAGTTATAACAAGAGCGCGGATGTTATTTTCCTGACAGACTGTTCTAAAATATTCCGTATCAAAACCGCTTCTGTAGTGTATGGGAATCTCTATCACTTTCAGTTCCAGATGAGCAATTACTTCCAGTACGGAAAACAGACACGGACTGTCAACAGCGACCACATCTCCAGCTTTGGTGACCGATTTCAAAGCGATTGTGAGTGCCTGTAGTGCACCGTCTGTAATGATTATTTCATCAGGATTTAAAGTACTGCCGTAAGTTCCCATTTGTTTTGCAATCTGTTTCCTTAATGTTTCCAGGCCATTTGACGGGTAATACCTGAGCAACGATGCTCCTTTTTCACGAATCACTTCCTGCATCGTTCTGAGGATGAGTTTCTGCGGAATCAGCAAATCTCCGGGAACAGCTGTGTTGAAAGAACTGGATTCCGAGGTCCTTTTGGAAGTCAGCATCATACTTTTCATAAATTCTGCATCTCTTACTACAACAGGCAGTTTTGTTCTGATTTCCGGAATATTCTCTTCCTGAATTTCTGCAACAAAATATCCTGACCTTGGATAGCTCCTGATTAAACCTTTAATCATAAGGTATTCAAAACCACTTTGTACAGAGCTTGTACTAAGCTTATATTTTTCTTTAATTTCCCGAACAGAAGGAAGCCTGTCTTTTTCCTGCAAAATCCCACTGTGGATTTGCTTCTCAATGACTGCTGTAAAAATTTCGTACTTATAAGATTTCGCCATAACACATCAACTGTACTGAACAAATTTACAAAAATACATTTCTGTACCGATGATATTTTAGCGAACTGTATCCTTTTTGAACAGATTAATCTTATAATTTTGAATAAAAAAGATCCCATGGATATCATTTCAAAATTTACAGTAGGTTCTGAAGAGGGAATTTCTGATCTTATAACCATTATTGATTCTTCCGTTTATACACTGCATAAAGACTTTGTAAGTGAGGAAAACATTAAAAAATATATTCACAATGAAATAGATCCGAGAAAGATGATCAACGACCTGAATGATCTTTCCAATCAGCTGATCATGACGTATGCAGATCAAAAACCTGTCGGATACAGCATTATAAAAAGTGGTTCTCTGCATCCTGGCATACCGGATGGCAAAAGAGCAACAGAAATCAGTTTTGTGATTCTTTCAGCGTTTGATTTTCCTGAAACAAGGCAGTCACTTTGGAAAAAATGCAGATCAGCTGTGAGCTTCACAGATATCCTTTGGATTAATATGCTTGATCATAATCCGCTTTCGGAATTTTTAAAAGAGTCTGGGTTTGTACCTACTATCAGTTCGAAAGCTGGTCCATTTCAGCTTCCATCACATATTTTGGAACTGGAGATTAATAAAGGCTAGTACAATCTTTTTTAACCACTGATTTTACAGATTTTGCGTATATTTTATAGCGCTTACGTATATCTCATCATCAATAGATCTTTTTTATATTGATGATATTGAGGAAGGCTATTATTCTTATTTTTATTATCTCACTTAAAATAATTTTAAATGAGTAATAGTTTGCCTATCTTTGATTTTTATAATTTTTTACTTATGAGTGATCAGCTGGAAACCATAGAGGATTATTACAAACGTATCCGTAAGAACCAGATCAAGATGTTTGATTCTGAGGATTTTGAAATGGGTAAATCCCACTTCAACATTTCGATGCGGAAGTACTGCAGTTTTAAGAGTCCTTACAACCGCCGTGATTATTATAAAATCAGCTTTATCATTGGAAAAGGAACCATTCATTATGGCACCCATCAGCTGTATATTGACCGTCCGGCACTATTCTTTCCTTCTCCAAGCATTCCCTACTCCTGGGAGTGTGACAGCGATCTCCAAGAAGGGTATTTCTGTCTGTTCAATCAAGAATTTTTTAATGGAAATTCAGAATTTAATCTGTTCAAAAAGACTTCAATGTTCAAAGAATGGAGCAAGCCGGTAGTTTTTCTGACCGAAGAGCAGACCCAGCTGGCCACCCTCTATTTTGATCAGATTTACAAAATGAATAATTCGGCCTATCCTTTCCGTTGCAGCAGTATCAAAAGCAACCTGGCTTCTGTTATGCATTTGGCATTGGAAAACCGCATGGAAGACATCAATCCTAATGAACTTCCTGCAAACGTGCGTTTATACAGATTATTTGATGAACTCCTCAACAAGCAGTTTCCTTTGGACTCCCCTGCTTATCCGCTTGCGTTAAAAACTCCTTCGGACTTCGCTGATCATCTTAATGTGCATGTCAATCATCTGAATTCCTCGGTGAAATCTGTAACTCATCTTACTACAACACAGATTATTAAAGAAAAGATGTTTGAAGAGTCTAAAAACCTGCTGAAGTATACCAATTGGGATATCGCTCAAATTGGCTATACATTAGGTTTTGATCAGCCTGCTCATTTTAATAACTTTTTTAAAAAACATGCCCGGACTTCACCATTAAAATTTAAGAATTTATCCTAATATTTGATTTTTGTAATTTTTACTTTGTCTTTTAAAATTCACTTTCATATTTCTTGACTTATTTTTGCATAGTAAAAAATGAATGAACATGTTGAGAGAAGCATCTGAAAAAAGAATCAGATTAATTACCATTATGGCTTTCGTGTCTATACCGCTTTCGGGGTTTGTCACGGATATATATTTACCATCGTTCCCTTCTATGGCCAAAGAAATGATGGTTTCAGAAAAAGATATCCAGATCACTCTGACCTCATATCTGCTGAGCTACGGAATTTCTCAATTGTTTGTAGGAGGAATTCTGGACAGTATCGGCCGTTACCGTCCGAAATTGATTGCATTGTTCTTATTGATCCTGACGAGTATTTTAATTACGATGACCAACAGTATTTTACTGATCTGTCTGCTTCGTATTCTTCAGGGTGCGGCAGTTTCGGTTCTTGTTGTGGCAACGCGTGCTATTTTTGTAGATATTTATGATGCAGAGAGGGTAAAACATTATTTGAGTTACTTTACGATTGTCTGGTCATGCGGTCCTATTCTGGCTCCGTTCCTCGGAGGTTATCTTGAGAAAATTTTTAACTGGCATGCTAACTTTTATTTTCTGGCTGCCTATGCCGGATTTTTGTTCTTGTTTGAGTGGTTCTTTAGTGAAGAAAGCCTTCCTCAGAAAAAGAAACTGGATCTTTCGGAGAATATCAGTCTTTACAAAATGATGCTTAAAAACAGGATTTTCATGCTGGGAATTTTCATTTTGGGATTGAGCTACTCTATTGTTATGTTATTTAATATTACCGGACCGTTTATTATTGAAAATACCTTCCATTTTACACCCGTAGTTATCGGATACTGTACATTAATCCTGGGGTTCTCATGGATGATTGGAGGTTTTATCGGGAAGCGTAGACTGACCCTTGATTTCAAACCAAGAATACTACAGCCTATCCTGCTTCAGCTTATCCTGATTGCAGGGCTGATTATCACGAGCTATTTTGCAGAAAGCCTTTTCATTATGATTCCTTTTGCCTTTTTTATTCACATCTGTTCCGGAATTTTATTTACCTCCTTTTTTACGACAAGTATGCTTTACTTTCCTAAAAATGCAGGAACAGCTGGCGGATTGATGGGTGGATTGGTATATGTAATCACTTCAATAACGAGTTTTATCATTTCGGTAAGTGGAACTGTTAATGAACAAAAAGACCTTTCCTGGCGTTATCTGATCATCGCATGTTTCCTTTTCGGAATCATCATTATCATGAATAAAGCCGTAAAAAAAGAAAAAGCAGGGATTTAATCTCTGCTTTTTTACTTCTATTTTATACTTTCCAGATATTCTTTTAATATAATTGCATGGCAATGTTCTTCATCTTTTGCGGCATACAGAAGTGTAATTTTTTCCTGATCTTTATGGCGTTTCAGAAAGTCTTTGCCAAGATCAGCTTCATGGAGTTCTTTCCTATATTTTTCCGAAAATTTTGTCCATAATTCAACTGAATGATGAAACCATAGTCTTAACTCTGTTGATGGTGCCAGATCTTTCTCCCACTCATTGAGATCGGCATTTTCTTTAGAAAGTCCTCTTGGCCACAAACGGTCTACCAATACACGATAGTCATCGTTTGGAGATGGAATTTCATATACTCTTTTTAACGCAATTACAGACATTATTCTTGTTTTTAAAAACTTCTAAGTTATCAGACTACAAAATTTGTTCCTGCGCGCCTGTTTTCCTATTTCTTATCTCTTGCTGTAGAATACTTTATTTTCAATTAGTTTTAATTAAAACTAATTTTTCGTATATTTGTTAGGGTAAGCAGTGATGAAATTCTTTCAGACCACCTCTTACCTTGCCATATCATTATTATACAACATGCCTGAAAAACAAAACAATATATCAGAACTGGCTCTGGAGCTTGGCCTGGCAATGAGTGAAATGAAAAGCCGGCTTCGACAGAAGATTCAGACCACGATTAATGAATATGATCCGGATCTTTCTTTTGAACTTATTGAAATTCTGGGCCTGCTTTCACGTAATAATGGTATCAACCAGCAGGAAATAGGAAATAAAGTAAGCAAAGACAAATCAAGCATTACTTATCTCATCAACAGCCTTGTAAAACGTGATCTTGTTGAGCGGATTGCTGATAAAAATGACAGAAGAAATAAACAGGTCTTTTTGACTCCGAAAGGTCAACAGATTATAGAAACCGTTTATCCGTGGGCATTGGATCTTTACAAAAAAGCGGCTGGAGATATTGATACGGAAGAGATTTACAAAGCGCTGCTTCTTGTAAAAAAAATGACAGCAAACCTGGAAGAATCAGGACCAAAACATAATACAATATGAGAACAATCCTTGTACCCGTTGATTTTACATCAACTACGGAAAATGCAGTAAGAGTTGCCGCAGATTGGGCAAAAACCTACGAATATCAAAACATTATCTTACTCAAAACAGCAGGAGAATCTGAGTTTGATTATCTGCATATTGCAGAAGGACATTCATTTGTGAATGAAGAAAATGTCAATAATTTACTGCAAAGGACAGAATCACTATTTGATCAGTTAAGCAGTATTATTACAGAAAAGTCACCTGAAATTAAAGTTTCCAGGATATTAAGCGACTGGGCTCTTACCAGAAGCATCAATGAACTTTTAAAAAACCAGCCTTCTGTAGAGCTGATTATCCTGGGAAGTGACGACCAGACTTCTTCTACTGAGAGCTTTGTTTCCGAGAATATTATCAGCATTGCAAGAACGAGTCCTGTGAAGACCTTAATTGTTCCCAACAGCTATCACTACACTCCTATCAAAAATATATTTATTCCTTGTGATATAAAGGGAATTAAAAGATTAGAAAGATTGTTTCATCACAAATCTGTTATCCACAAACAGGATGTACGTCTGATGTTTTTGAATATCAATACCAATGAGAAAGAGGATGAGGACAAAAAAAGAGAGCTGGAAGAGTATATTCGTGAACGTTTAACGGAGATTCCAAGCAGTATTCATTATTCTCATGATGAAAATGTTATTAAGGGAATTCTGTCCTTTGCAGCCTCTAATGAAGCGGATCTTATTATAGCTTTGCCAGGTCAGCATAGCTTTCTGTATTATCTGGCAAGCAGAAGTATTTCTGAGGGAATCTACCAGAACACCCATCAGCCCGTACTTATTTTAAAATAATAAGGTTTTTAAAAATGAATGCGTAAAAGCTAATAATAAATTTTAGTACTTTCAATTTTAACAAGTTCCTGTTCCTGCATTTTCTTGACATACCTGATCACCGTTTCTACCCGAAGACCGGTTAAGGTAGCTATTTGCTGTCTGGTATAAGGAATCAGAAAGGAATAGGTTTCTTCGAATCCGAAATAATTTTTAATATGATCAAAAAGCTTTGTAAGCTTCACAATAGGATCTGAAATAGCAAGAAAGCTGGAAATCATAAATCTGAAATGCATTCTGGCAGCCATATATTTATTAATCTCCAGCATTAAATCCGGTTTTTCCAACAGTATCTGCAGAAATTTTGCTTTGGAAATCTTAATAATCTCACACTCAGTAATGGCAATAGCATTGATTGCATAATAATGATCTGTAAATAAATAGCTTTCACCAATGCAGTGTCCATCAAAAGGGAATCCATGAACAAATTCTTTTCCGTCTTCTAAAAAAGTATTCAGTTTCACAGTACCATACCTGATCTGGAAATAATATTTAGCTACAGTTCCTTCTTTAAAAATAATATCTGCCGCATCATATTTTTCCAGAATGGCTCCCCGGGAAAATAATAAGTCTTCATATATAATCATCTTGCCATTATTAATTTGAGTAAAAATACTTAAAGTATAAGCAATGTTGCAACTGATCAAATACCAAAGAAAAAATGATTTTTGACATCAACACTACTCTTTTTTATTATGCTG is a genomic window containing:
- a CDS encoding Tex family protein: MTTVEFIQKQLNISEKSINNTLQLLAEDCTIPFISRYRKDKTGNLDEIQIEQISKISKQFEDIVKRKESILKSIEEQNALAPELQQRIEDSFDIQELEDLYLPFKKRKKTKADTAKEKGLEPLARIIMSQKNNDIQFLASKYLNDEVSSEEEALQGARDIMAEWINENMYVRKNLRRLFQRKAVVTSKVVKAKKEEEDAQKFSQYFEWEESLSRTPSHRLLAMLRAEAEGFVKTNVGIDKEEAIDFIEKAIIKSNNESSEQIAIAIKDSYKRLLEPAISNEALQEAKEKADKKAIEIFSENLSQLLLAPPLGEKRILAIDPGYRSGCKVVCLDEKGDLLHNETLYPHAPQNESGMAMKKIRSMVNAYNIEAISIGNGTASRETEFFIKKIAFDKPLQVFVVSEAGASVYSASKIAREEFPTYDVTVRGAVSIGRRLSDPLAELVKIDAKSIGVGQYQHDVDQTQLKNELDSTVMKCVNSVGINLNTASKSLLSYVSGIGEKMAENIVNYRAENGAFEDRKQLKKVPRLGEKAFQQAAAFVRIANAKNPLDNSAVHPEAYGIVEKIAKDLGIKTDELIANKEKIALVKPESYITGEIGILGIKDILKELEKPGLDPRKAAKVFEFDPTVKSIKDLKTGMILPGIVNNITAFGCFVDLGIKESGLVHISQLKDGFVSDVNEVVKLHQHVRVKVTEVDEARKRVQLSMIL
- a CDS encoding HAD family hydrolase, which produces MNTKNLIFDLDGTLWDSRATIIKIWNEVLGRHQLIQRELKPEDMDQYMGLLAHDIVKDIIPGISDLQAQELLSEIVAKENEILHIQGGILYEGVENTLRNLANTHSLFIVSNCQNGYIESFLDYYQFNNLFVDFESHGRTQKPKSENIQLLMERNHLTLEDSIYIGDTQTDYDSALTNGLPFIFCKYGFGKLTDSLYEPSILTFSDLIPHISDSTK
- a CDS encoding M20/M25/M40 family metallo-hydrolase; its protein translation is MRINRFFAVPAVVLAAQFSWAQVKVDPKERLNPIVKSFVDEVNNNSQLENLASELLDGIGPRLVGTPEMLAANEWSANKLRSWGVDANLQQFGTWKGWQRGTTHVDMTYPRVKSLAATQLAWSPATKKAIEAEVIILPKVSSKAEFEQWLPSAKGKIVLMAQYQKIGRSDEQIKEFATPELYEKLKAEKEQVAKDFTAYVKNIGYDNNSLPEALEKAGAAGIAISNWTGIMGANRIFGAKTSKIPMIDIDVEDYGMLYRMAEKGTQPKIKIDAQSKILPEAKSFNTIGMIKGKEKPDEYIILSAHLDSWDGAQGATDNGTGTITMLETMRILKKYYPNNKRTIVIGLWGSEEQGLNGSRGFVADNPQIIKGVQAAFNQDNGTGRVVNISGQGFVKAYDYVGRWLDGVPKAVRNHIKTDFPGMPGGGGSDHASFVAAGVPGISLGSLNWGYFGYTWHTTKDTYDKIVFDEVKNNVILTAALAYMASEDPEFSNREKRVMPQDDKGETVKWPEVKEPRRSSKDYK
- a CDS encoding histone H1, whose amino-acid sequence is MKELIEKINAEFEAFTTEANQQAEKGNKAAGTRARKAALELSKLFKDFRKVSVEEAKK
- a CDS encoding PLP-dependent aminotransferase family protein; translation: MAKSYKYEIFTAVIEKQIHSGILQEKDRLPSVREIKEKYKLSTSSVQSGFEYLMIKGLIRSYPRSGYFVAEIQEENIPEIRTKLPVVVRDAEFMKSMMLTSKRTSESSSFNTAVPGDLLIPQKLILRTMQEVIREKGASLLRYYPSNGLETLRKQIAKQMGTYGSTLNPDEIIITDGALQALTIALKSVTKAGDVVAVDSPCLFSVLEVIAHLELKVIEIPIHYRSGFDTEYFRTVCQENNIRALVITPNFHNPTGMMMDDETKKEILGIAKTHQLCIIENDMYSDLYFDEQRPHSIKSLDKNGSVMTYSSFSKTLAPGIRLGWLYAGNFYAKSERVRFTLGRTVSPIYQELVLKLLQGSSYERHLRSFRKKLNQQAIQVLDALRNSFPEGSYFHRPQGGYTIWGRLPENTDMEKFYEYCEKHQILFTPGNTFSFTDKYQFHFRIVFAERITSESIILLQKAGEKARELFLAT
- a CDS encoding helix-turn-helix domain-containing protein, which encodes MSDQLETIEDYYKRIRKNQIKMFDSEDFEMGKSHFNISMRKYCSFKSPYNRRDYYKISFIIGKGTIHYGTHQLYIDRPALFFPSPSIPYSWECDSDLQEGYFCLFNQEFFNGNSEFNLFKKTSMFKEWSKPVVFLTEEQTQLATLYFDQIYKMNNSAYPFRCSSIKSNLASVMHLALENRMEDINPNELPANVRLYRLFDELLNKQFPLDSPAYPLALKTPSDFADHLNVHVNHLNSSVKSVTHLTTTQIIKEKMFEESKNLLKYTNWDIAQIGYTLGFDQPAHFNNFFKKHARTSPLKFKNLS
- a CDS encoding MFS transporter: MLREASEKRIRLITIMAFVSIPLSGFVTDIYLPSFPSMAKEMMVSEKDIQITLTSYLLSYGISQLFVGGILDSIGRYRPKLIALFLLILTSILITMTNSILLICLLRILQGAAVSVLVVATRAIFVDIYDAERVKHYLSYFTIVWSCGPILAPFLGGYLEKIFNWHANFYFLAAYAGFLFLFEWFFSEESLPQKKKLDLSENISLYKMMLKNRIFMLGIFILGLSYSIVMLFNITGPFIIENTFHFTPVVIGYCTLILGFSWMIGGFIGKRRLTLDFKPRILQPILLQLILIAGLIITSYFAESLFIMIPFAFFIHICSGILFTSFFTTSMLYFPKNAGTAGGLMGGLVYVITSITSFIISVSGTVNEQKDLSWRYLIIACFLFGIIIIMNKAVKKEKAGI
- a CDS encoding DUF488 domain-containing protein; this translates as MSVIALKRVYEIPSPNDDYRVLVDRLWPRGLSKENADLNEWEKDLAPSTELRLWFHHSVELWTKFSEKYRKELHEADLGKDFLKRHKDQEKITLLYAAKDEEHCHAIILKEYLESIK
- a CDS encoding MarR family winged helix-turn-helix transcriptional regulator, encoding MKFFQTTSYLAISLLYNMPEKQNNISELALELGLAMSEMKSRLRQKIQTTINEYDPDLSFELIEILGLLSRNNGINQQEIGNKVSKDKSSITYLINSLVKRDLVERIADKNDRRNKQVFLTPKGQQIIETVYPWALDLYKKAAGDIDTEEIYKALLLVKKMTANLEESGPKHNTI